A single region of the Marinobacter salinus genome encodes:
- a CDS encoding ASCH domain-containing protein, giving the protein MEFALIIGSVIFLFLLIGGNKAPQKPRKSESDALRIKIVIEESGKKKPNRELVDQKPALFRTSQNNSPEHNTSAINRGLIIAEPWIGKILNGEKVWEMRGQRTKMRGPIALIKKGSKTIVGICHLDGVEGPFDNRELALHQSKHQVPSDIYESPDYKWRYAWVLSEIEPLAQPVPYKHASGSVIWVKLDEDAINRLAAASSSQISTPDYDAVDSCTESPDAEFVRMITVPYARDGSYFCRHQSSIGGRYFIESKHGSLEFTDYDEALDYMRNMSVARWCRPTDQSTCEIVSAVEWKALIED; this is encoded by the coding sequence ATGGAATTTGCTCTCATAATCGGGTCAGTCATCTTTCTGTTCCTTCTTATCGGCGGCAACAAAGCGCCTCAGAAGCCACGTAAATCAGAAAGCGATGCACTCCGGATTAAAATCGTGATTGAAGAATCCGGTAAGAAGAAGCCCAACCGGGAGCTCGTGGATCAGAAGCCGGCTTTATTCAGAACCTCACAAAACAACTCGCCAGAACACAACACATCAGCTATTAACCGTGGGCTCATCATCGCTGAACCATGGATTGGCAAAATCCTGAATGGTGAGAAGGTATGGGAGATGAGGGGCCAAAGGACAAAAATGCGCGGGCCGATTGCCCTGATCAAAAAAGGTAGTAAAACGATTGTTGGTATCTGCCATTTGGACGGCGTTGAGGGACCTTTCGATAATCGTGAGCTAGCTTTGCACCAATCCAAACATCAAGTCCCTTCTGATATCTACGAGTCTCCGGATTATAAATGGCGCTATGCCTGGGTATTGTCAGAGATAGAGCCCCTTGCTCAACCGGTTCCTTACAAACACGCTAGTGGGTCCGTAATATGGGTCAAGCTGGACGAAGACGCCATAAATCGGCTTGCTGCCGCAAGTTCGTCCCAGATCTCAACACCGGACTACGATGCTGTTGATTCTTGTACCGAGTCGCCGGATGCTGAATTCGTGAGGATGATTACGGTACCTTACGCCCGTGATGGTTCTTATTTTTGCCGGCATCAATCCTCGATTGGCGGTCGTTATTTTATTGAAAGCAAACACGGGAGCCTGGAATTCACCGATTACGACGAAGCTCTGGATTATATGCGGAATATGTCAGTTGCCCGCTGGTGTCGCCCTACCGATCAAAGTACCTGCGAAATTGTTAGTGCAGTCGAATGGAAGGCTCTGATCGAGGATTAA
- a CDS encoding PD-(D/E)XK nuclease family protein: MSKLNIASNKAEFTDRFRRLADLVETSKESANRHGERFNIFSILGVQRDENRTHSRYLAELLSPSGRHGEGSQFLNAFVKDVLGLSLDVSGPIKVTRELATEDRRRVDIVVESTDLIIGVEVKIDAGDQKAQLHDYFTEISQRAKNRKTVVLAYLTLDGKAPSGYSLRGLEQENVHCLSFAEDIRQWIDRCAALCEHKPELSYALIQYKRLLESLTGAGTSMTSLIADKLAHNRGDLETALAVEKALPRAKSAVMLRFWEELSSAMANALGAAPVVYGDKTLRELSHNYFNGRGGKHVGIKHPIGELNGEKLCLYVNIYHAIHYGLRVDSPSGSTVSRPDIKDKLREKLNDGNAVANKEADWLVCYYYDPYPSHEPAVLNFHSFDGAVLDLLEDENRQAVINNMVEHQVRLVDEARALIETSTA; encoded by the coding sequence ATGAGCAAGCTCAATATCGCTTCGAACAAAGCAGAATTCACGGACAGGTTTCGCCGCTTGGCCGATCTGGTCGAGACTAGCAAGGAAAGTGCCAACCGCCACGGAGAGCGCTTCAATATTTTCTCCATACTTGGCGTTCAGCGCGATGAAAACCGGACCCATTCCCGGTACCTTGCGGAGTTGTTGAGTCCTTCCGGACGGCACGGTGAGGGTTCCCAATTTCTTAATGCATTTGTCAAAGACGTTCTGGGACTTTCACTCGATGTGAGTGGGCCGATCAAAGTAACAAGAGAACTGGCAACCGAAGACCGACGGCGTGTGGATATCGTGGTTGAGTCTACTGACCTTATTATCGGCGTTGAAGTAAAGATCGACGCCGGAGATCAAAAGGCTCAGCTCCACGACTATTTCACAGAGATCAGTCAACGGGCCAAAAATCGTAAAACCGTTGTGCTGGCCTATCTCACTTTGGATGGCAAGGCACCTTCAGGGTATAGCCTCAGGGGCCTTGAACAGGAGAATGTTCATTGCCTCTCCTTTGCAGAAGACATCCGCCAGTGGATCGACCGCTGTGCAGCCCTCTGTGAGCACAAACCAGAGTTATCTTACGCCCTCATCCAATACAAGCGCCTACTTGAAAGCCTCACCGGAGCCGGAACCTCTATGACCTCTCTTATTGCCGATAAATTGGCCCACAACCGTGGCGATCTGGAAACTGCCCTGGCAGTAGAAAAGGCACTGCCTAGAGCCAAATCCGCGGTCATGCTCCGGTTCTGGGAGGAACTATCTTCCGCTATGGCCAATGCGCTTGGTGCGGCGCCCGTCGTCTATGGGGATAAAACTCTGAGGGAGCTTTCTCACAATTACTTCAACGGTCGCGGCGGGAAACACGTTGGCATCAAACACCCCATTGGAGAGCTCAACGGAGAAAAGCTCTGTCTGTACGTGAACATCTACCACGCCATCCACTACGGTCTGCGCGTCGATAGCCCCTCGGGTTCAACAGTCTCGCGACCCGACATAAAAGATAAACTCAGGGAAAAGCTGAACGATGGTAACGCGGTAGCCAACAAGGAAGCAGATTGGCTGGTTTGCTACTACTACGACCCATACCCCAGTCATGAGCCTGCCGTCCTCAACTTTCACTCGTTTGACGGGGCTGTCCTTGATTTGCTGGAAGATGAAAACCGGCAAGCCGTCATCAATAATATGGTTGAGCATCAGGTGAGACTGGTAGATGAGGCCCGGGCCCTCATCGAAACCAGCACAGCGTAA
- a CDS encoding restriction endonuclease subunit S — MSEHNIPNGWIRSKISDISTKGLQRKPASNESFAYVDIGSIDRNLKKISDPQVISGENAPSRARKVIESGDILVSLTRPNLNAVALVDLKYHKQIASTGFEVIKPVLVDSRYIFALVRSKEFVDQISGVVQGALYPAAKSSDVQNFEFPLPPLAEQKVIADKLDTLLAQVENTKTRLEHIPQILKRFRQSVLAAAVSGRLTEEWRDLAGLPEWEIKVLGDVIGNIDQGWSPKCHNEPTSDESWGVIKTSSVLPMDFVEYENKKLPSNLDTKPNLRVLPSDILTTRAGPRSRCGITCYVSSLSKNLMICDKVYRYRVIEGKGSSKFLALQLNSPSVLEEIETLKTGISESGMNLTQKKFRELELNWPTPEEQTEIVRRVDQLFAHADRIEHRVNNALARANNLTQSILAKAFRGELTQQWRKENPELVSGENSAEALLKRIKAERAAMKPANKTPKRTPA, encoded by the coding sequence ATGTCAGAGCACAACATCCCCAATGGCTGGATACGATCCAAAATCTCAGACATCTCGACCAAAGGACTGCAGCGGAAACCAGCATCCAATGAAAGCTTCGCCTATGTGGACATAGGCAGTATCGACAGGAACCTAAAAAAGATTTCAGACCCTCAAGTGATTTCTGGGGAAAACGCACCCAGCAGGGCGAGGAAAGTTATCGAAAGCGGCGATATTCTGGTTTCTCTAACCAGGCCAAACCTCAATGCTGTAGCTCTGGTTGATCTGAAATATCACAAGCAAATCGCGTCGACTGGATTCGAAGTCATAAAACCTGTGCTAGTGGATAGTCGCTATATTTTCGCACTAGTTCGCTCAAAAGAATTCGTCGATCAGATAAGCGGAGTCGTTCAGGGTGCGCTCTACCCTGCAGCGAAGTCGTCGGATGTTCAGAACTTTGAGTTTCCGCTACCCCCCCTCGCCGAACAAAAAGTCATCGCCGACAAACTCGACACCCTGCTGGCCCAGGTGGAAAACACAAAAACCCGCCTCGAACACATTCCGCAAATCCTCAAACGCTTTCGCCAGTCCGTGCTGGCTGCGGCGGTGAGTGGGCGGTTGACGGAGGAATGGCGAGATCTAGCTGGCTTGCCTGAATGGGAGATAAAAGTGCTAGGTGATGTAATTGGAAACATTGATCAGGGTTGGAGTCCAAAATGTCATAATGAGCCCACGTCTGATGAAAGCTGGGGAGTTATCAAGACATCGTCAGTTCTTCCAATGGATTTCGTTGAATACGAGAATAAGAAGCTTCCAAGTAACCTTGATACAAAACCGAATTTGCGCGTCCTGCCCAGTGACATCCTCACTACAAGGGCGGGTCCTAGATCGCGATGCGGTATCACTTGTTATGTCAGTTCTCTATCTAAGAATCTGATGATTTGCGACAAGGTATATCGATATCGAGTGATCGAGGGAAAGGGAAGCAGCAAGTTTCTAGCACTTCAGCTCAACAGCCCCTCTGTGCTTGAGGAAATTGAAACGCTGAAAACAGGTATCTCCGAAAGCGGCATGAACCTGACCCAGAAAAAGTTTCGCGAATTAGAGCTCAACTGGCCCACTCCAGAAGAGCAAACCGAAATCGTCCGCCGAGTAGACCAACTCTTCGCCCACGCCGACCGCATCGAACACCGGGTCAACAACGCCTTGGCGCGCGCCAACAACCTCACCCAATCCATCCTGGCTAAAGCCTTCCGGGGCGAGCTCACCCAACAATGGCGCAAGGAAAATCCAGAGCTGGTCAGCGGTGAGAATAGTGCCGAGGCGTTGCTGAAGAGAATCAAAGCCGAGCGGGCGGCGATGAAACCTGCAAATAAAACTCCTAAGCGGACACCAGCGTGA
- a CDS encoding N-6 DNA methylase — MTNNDIVQKLWNLCDVLRDDGINYSDYVTELVLLLFIKMVHENTEAGTLRKHPLPEGCRWTDINGKSGINLLNDYKRILLSLSTGKDGDGNLVHDDPLISAIYADAQTRLREPRHLEQMIKTLDQIDWFSAQKDGLGDLYEGLLEKNANETKSGAGQYFTPRALINTMVRCLKPQPGEHIQDPAAGTAGFLIAAHEYIKSQTDDLYDLTADQKAFQSTRAYVGIELVPGTRRLALMNCLLHGMEGDEEGVVHLGNALGQTGASLPKADVTLANPPFGTSKGGDASITRDDLTYKTSNKQLAFLQHIYRNLKPGGRAAVVLPDNVLFEAGVGTDVRRDLMHKCNLHTILRLPTGIFYAQGVKTNVLFFTKGSVADKYQEENCTENVWVYDLRTNMPSFGKRTPFGDQHLKPFETVYGESANGDSERKEGEYSFHSEAVELPEHSDENEGIDPRLAHSRWRSFSRQWIAEHKGDSLDISWLKDSDNVDAANLPEPSVLADEAMGELVQALGELDALMRELGAEEEADGAKVLLREMMGGEE; from the coding sequence ATGACCAACAACGACATCGTCCAAAAACTCTGGAACCTCTGTGACGTCCTGCGGGACGACGGTATTAACTACTCGGACTACGTCACCGAACTGGTACTGCTGCTTTTCATCAAAATGGTCCATGAAAACACTGAAGCCGGTACCCTCAGAAAGCACCCACTACCCGAAGGCTGCCGCTGGACCGACATCAATGGCAAATCCGGCATCAACCTGCTTAACGACTACAAACGCATCCTGCTCAGCCTATCGACTGGCAAAGACGGCGACGGCAACCTAGTGCACGATGACCCGCTGATCAGCGCCATCTACGCAGATGCCCAGACCCGCCTGCGGGAGCCGCGCCATCTGGAACAGATGATCAAAACTCTGGATCAAATCGACTGGTTTAGCGCCCAGAAGGATGGTCTGGGGGATCTGTACGAAGGCCTGCTGGAGAAGAACGCCAATGAGACCAAATCCGGTGCTGGCCAGTACTTCACCCCACGCGCCCTGATTAACACCATGGTGCGCTGCCTGAAACCGCAACCCGGCGAACACATACAAGATCCGGCGGCGGGCACCGCGGGCTTTCTGATTGCCGCCCACGAATACATCAAAAGCCAGACCGACGACCTGTACGACCTGACCGCCGACCAGAAAGCCTTTCAGTCCACCCGGGCCTATGTGGGTATTGAATTGGTACCAGGAACCCGCCGCCTGGCCCTGATGAACTGCCTGCTACATGGCATGGAAGGCGACGAGGAAGGCGTGGTGCATCTGGGCAATGCCCTGGGGCAGACCGGTGCGAGCCTGCCGAAAGCGGATGTGACCCTCGCCAATCCGCCCTTCGGCACCAGCAAAGGCGGAGACGCCAGCATCACCCGGGACGACCTGACCTACAAGACCAGCAACAAACAGCTGGCCTTTCTCCAGCACATCTACCGTAACCTCAAACCCGGTGGCCGCGCCGCCGTAGTACTGCCGGACAACGTACTGTTCGAAGCTGGCGTTGGCACCGACGTGCGCCGGGACCTGATGCACAAGTGCAACCTGCACACCATCCTACGCCTGCCCACCGGCATCTTTTACGCTCAAGGCGTGAAAACCAACGTCCTGTTCTTTACCAAGGGCAGCGTCGCGGACAAATATCAGGAAGAAAACTGCACCGAGAACGTCTGGGTCTACGACCTACGCACCAACATGCCCAGCTTCGGTAAACGCACACCCTTTGGCGACCAGCACCTGAAGCCGTTCGAGACCGTTTATGGGGAAAGCGCCAACGGCGACAGCGAGCGCAAAGAGGGTGAATACAGCTTCCATTCCGAAGCCGTCGAACTGCCCGAGCACAGCGATGAAAACGAAGGCATCGACCCACGGCTGGCCCACAGCCGCTGGCGCAGCTTCAGCCGCCAGTGGATTGCCGAACATAAAGGCGACTCGTTGGACATTTCCTGGCTGAAGGACAGCGACAATGTGGACGCGGCCAACCTGCCCGAGCCGAGTGTTTTGGCGGATGAGGCGATGGGGGAACTGGTGCAGGCGCTGGGAGAGCTAGATGCGTTGATGCGGGAGTTGGGGGCTGAGGAGGAGGCTGATGGGGCGAAGGTGCTTTTGCGGGAAATGATGGGCGGGGAAGAGTAA
- the hsdR gene encoding type I restriction-modification system endonuclease: protein MQERINPSANFGFLAEHDQLFAELAGTAERAFSSDPNTTLIKLRQLGEGLAQHLAALSGIEFDEQTSQADLIYRLNRELRLEPQVKELFHTLRIEGNKATHQFRTRHKEAMDGLKLARELAIWFHRSFGKAGTNFKPGPFVPPADPSAQLRQLQTDIEKLRHELQQTNMELDSSQQLRQLIEKEKTEYEALAHAMDEESRALSEQARKHEQALTEQQQAYEDKIKSLQQQLSNKGEQTVNAQRQQVAKQTRAASDTLVLNEELTRILIDQQLVEAGWEADSQEITYQKGARPEKGTTRAIAEWPTNAKGEKGRADYVLFAGLTPIAVVEAKKENTNVAGKIRQAERYSKGLKVESPLVGAWELTGRTIAWPTDDDGHFLAPFVYSCNGRPYIPQLAEQSGTWFRDVREASNTRRALPGFHTPGGLLDLLERDRDNAEKLLKNEPFGYLKLRDYQQKAILATENALAQGVRSALLAMATGTGKTRTVIGLMYRFLKTERFRRILFLVDRTALGQQAIDAFNEAPLEQSHTLSKIYNVAELGDMGAEAETRVQVATVQAMVKRIFMSDEPPPIDQFDCIIIDEAHRGYTLDQEMTEGELATRDTSQYISSYRRVLDYFDAVKIGLTATPAKHTSEIFGKPIYTYSYREAVADDWLIDHEPPIRYETLLTRNGIQFEKGKPVEVINTQTGEVDTTELEDELNFEVDAFNRRVINENFNRVICEQLVQELDPLGDEKTMIFCATDMHADMVKRLLDDAFKNLYNGSYNEAAVAKITGQSDKVGQLIRRYKNERYPSIAITVDLLTTGIDVPPICNLVFMRRVRSRILFEQMIGRATRRCDEIGKTVFRIYDPVDIYAALQDVSTMKPLVRDPNITLEQLVDELTDENQLEKALNSPGEQNDESQADVVLSQLSQKLMRVLRKADNKADSRPALKQKLDELQQVWGVEPKSLHQHLHKLGPRQASEFIRQHSGLLSQLAEVKQLAGTEYMPLISNDEDEFEKRTQAYGIHERPEDYLDEFNRFIKEQLNQSAALAVVVNKPRDLTRDQLREVRLLLDNNGYSEARLQAAVRNQTNKDIAASIIGYIRRAALGEPLIPFEQRVAEAMDRIYTQHSWNPNQRRWLDRLAKQLVHEVIIDREFVNNRFADDGGARQMDKILGEQLDTVLDELNEAMWPRQSA, encoded by the coding sequence GTGCAGGAACGCATTAATCCATCAGCAAATTTTGGCTTTCTGGCCGAGCACGACCAACTTTTCGCAGAGCTTGCCGGCACCGCCGAGCGCGCTTTCTCCAGCGACCCCAACACCACACTGATCAAGCTTCGCCAACTTGGAGAGGGATTGGCACAGCATCTAGCTGCGCTCTCAGGCATCGAGTTCGACGAACAAACCAGCCAGGCTGACCTGATCTATCGCCTGAACCGGGAACTGCGCCTTGAGCCGCAGGTAAAAGAGTTGTTCCATACCCTGCGAATCGAAGGTAACAAAGCCACACACCAGTTCCGTACACGCCATAAAGAAGCCATGGACGGCCTGAAGCTGGCCCGGGAACTGGCGATCTGGTTTCACCGTTCCTTCGGCAAAGCGGGTACCAACTTCAAACCCGGCCCATTCGTGCCTCCGGCAGACCCAAGCGCCCAGTTACGTCAGCTGCAGACCGACATCGAAAAGCTCCGTCATGAGCTCCAGCAAACCAATATGGAGCTGGACAGTAGCCAGCAGCTGAGGCAGCTGATTGAAAAAGAGAAGACCGAGTACGAAGCGCTCGCCCATGCCATGGATGAAGAATCCCGTGCCCTGTCCGAACAGGCCCGAAAGCATGAACAAGCACTGACGGAGCAACAGCAGGCGTACGAAGATAAGATCAAATCCCTGCAACAACAGCTATCCAATAAGGGCGAGCAAACCGTCAATGCTCAGCGCCAGCAGGTAGCCAAGCAGACCAGGGCCGCCAGCGATACCCTGGTCCTGAACGAAGAACTCACCCGCATTCTCATCGATCAGCAACTGGTTGAGGCCGGCTGGGAAGCAGATAGCCAGGAAATCACCTACCAGAAAGGTGCAAGGCCCGAAAAAGGCACCACCCGGGCCATTGCCGAGTGGCCCACTAACGCCAAAGGTGAGAAAGGACGGGCGGATTACGTTCTGTTTGCGGGCCTCACACCGATTGCCGTGGTAGAAGCCAAGAAAGAAAACACCAATGTGGCCGGCAAAATTCGCCAGGCCGAGCGCTACAGCAAAGGGCTAAAGGTGGAATCGCCCTTGGTCGGAGCCTGGGAACTCACTGGGCGCACTATCGCCTGGCCGACGGATGACGATGGTCACTTCCTGGCACCCTTTGTCTACTCGTGCAACGGACGGCCCTATATACCGCAGCTCGCAGAGCAGTCTGGCACCTGGTTCCGGGATGTGCGGGAGGCAAGCAATACCCGTCGGGCGTTACCGGGTTTTCATACTCCCGGAGGCCTGCTGGACCTATTGGAACGAGATAGGGACAACGCTGAAAAGCTGCTGAAGAATGAGCCCTTTGGATACCTGAAGCTGCGGGACTATCAGCAAAAAGCCATTCTCGCCACTGAAAATGCACTGGCACAGGGTGTTCGGTCCGCCCTACTCGCCATGGCAACAGGGACCGGCAAAACCCGCACTGTTATTGGCCTGATGTACCGGTTTCTGAAAACGGAACGCTTCCGGCGAATACTCTTTCTGGTAGACCGCACTGCCCTTGGCCAGCAAGCCATTGATGCCTTTAACGAGGCGCCGCTGGAACAGAGCCACACCCTCAGCAAGATCTACAACGTCGCAGAACTGGGCGACATGGGCGCGGAAGCGGAAACCCGGGTGCAGGTGGCCACGGTACAGGCGATGGTGAAACGCATCTTTATGAGTGATGAGCCGCCGCCCATCGATCAGTTCGACTGTATCATCATCGATGAGGCTCACCGGGGCTACACCCTGGATCAGGAAATGACTGAGGGCGAGCTGGCCACCCGGGACACCAGTCAATACATCTCCAGCTATCGCCGGGTCCTCGACTACTTCGATGCGGTCAAAATCGGTCTTACCGCCACTCCAGCCAAGCACACCAGTGAAATTTTCGGCAAACCGATTTACACCTACTCCTACAGGGAGGCGGTGGCAGATGACTGGCTGATCGACCATGAGCCACCCATCCGCTACGAAACCCTGCTCACCCGGAACGGTATCCAGTTCGAGAAGGGCAAGCCGGTGGAAGTGATCAATACCCAGACTGGTGAGGTGGATACCACCGAACTGGAAGACGAGCTTAATTTCGAAGTAGACGCCTTTAACCGCCGTGTGATCAACGAGAATTTCAATCGCGTGATCTGCGAGCAACTGGTGCAAGAGCTCGATCCACTAGGCGACGAGAAAACCATGATCTTTTGCGCCACCGACATGCATGCCGACATGGTCAAGCGTCTGCTGGATGATGCTTTCAAGAATCTCTACAACGGCAGCTACAACGAAGCCGCCGTCGCCAAGATCACCGGGCAGAGCGACAAAGTGGGTCAGCTTATCCGCCGTTATAAGAACGAGCGTTATCCGAGCATCGCTATTACCGTGGATCTGCTCACCACGGGTATCGACGTGCCTCCCATCTGCAACCTTGTATTTATGCGCCGGGTACGATCACGTATCCTTTTCGAGCAGATGATCGGCCGTGCCACCCGTCGCTGTGATGAGATCGGCAAGACCGTCTTCCGCATCTACGATCCGGTGGATATCTACGCCGCCCTTCAGGATGTGAGCACCATGAAGCCCCTGGTGAGAGACCCCAACATCACCCTGGAACAACTGGTCGACGAACTTACGGACGAGAACCAGCTGGAAAAAGCCCTTAACAGCCCTGGCGAGCAGAACGATGAGAGCCAGGCCGACGTGGTTCTCAGTCAGCTCAGCCAGAAACTGATGCGGGTTCTGCGTAAGGCTGACAACAAGGCCGATAGCCGCCCTGCCCTAAAACAGAAACTGGATGAACTACAGCAGGTCTGGGGTGTTGAGCCGAAATCCCTTCATCAGCACCTCCACAAGCTGGGTCCACGCCAAGCGTCTGAATTCATCCGTCAGCACAGCGGTCTTCTTAGCCAGCTTGCCGAGGTGAAACAGCTCGCGGGCACCGAATACATGCCGTTGATCTCCAACGACGAGGATGAGTTCGAGAAACGGACGCAAGCCTATGGCATTCACGAGCGGCCGGAAGACTACCTGGACGAATTCAACCGATTCATTAAGGAACAGCTCAACCAGTCTGCCGCCCTGGCCGTGGTAGTCAATAAACCCCGGGATCTTACCCGGGACCAGCTCCGGGAAGTAAGGCTACTCCTGGATAACAACGGTTACTCCGAGGCCAGATTACAGGCCGCTGTTCGCAACCAAACCAATAAGGACATTGCTGCCAGCATCATCGGTTACATCCGTCGCGCTGCCCTCGGAGAGCCGCTGATCCCTTTCGAGCAGCGGGTTGCAGAGGCCATGGACCGGATTTACACACAGCACAGCTGGAACCCAAACCAGCGCAGATGGCTGGATCGGCTAGCCAAGCAACTGGTACATGAAGTCATCATCGATCGGGAGTTCGTCAACAATCGCTTCGCTGACGACGGCGGTGCCCGGCAGATGGACAAAATACTGGGAGAGCAGCTGGATACGGTGCTGGATGAACTGAATGAAGCCATGTGGCCTCGCCAAAGTGCCTGA